A DNA window from Salvelinus sp. IW2-2015 linkage group LG4q.1:29, ASM291031v2, whole genome shotgun sequence contains the following coding sequences:
- the ddx4 gene encoding probable ATP-dependent RNA helicase DDX4 isoform X2, translated as MDNWDEVTTSNDNKVSSWNSGGDGGFGGGRDKVSSWNSGGDGGFGSGRGRGSRGGGGDFKSFSSGADKNGNEDKGSSWNSGEGGFRGRGRGGGRGSRGGGIRNGDDGNDGGFGGSRGGFRSGGGDGGGFGGGGYRGRDEEVFSKGSTTDGEGGGDGGNPGPPKVTYIPEALCEEEESIFAHYESGINFDKYDDILVDVSGSNPPKAIMGFEEAALCESLNRNVSKSGYKKPTPVQKHGIPIIAAGRDLMACAQTGSGKTAAFLLPILQQLMVDGVAASKFSEVQEPEVIIVAPTRELINQIYMEARKFAHGTCVRPVVVYGGISTGHTIREILKGCNVLCGTPGRLMDIIGRGKIGLSKLRYLVLDEADRMLDMGFEPAMRKLVGSPGMPAKEDRQTLMFSATYPEDIQKLAGDFLKKDYLFLAVGVVGGACSDVEQVVVQVTKFSKRDQLLEVLKTTGSERTMVFVETKRQADFIATFLCQEKVNTTSIHGDREQREREQALGDFRSGKCPVLVATSVAARGLDIKDVQHIVNFDLPNNIDEYVHRIGRTGRCGNTGRAVCFFDPEADGNLARSLVKVLSGAQQEVPKWLEEAAFSAHGTTGFNPGGRIFASTDSRKGGSFQRDGASHLAAALSSGADDDEWE; from the exons ATGGACAACTGGGATGAG GTTACCACAAGTAATG ATAATAAAGTCAGCTCCTGGAACAGTGGAGGTGATGGTGGCTTTGGTGGTGGCAG AGATAAAGTCAGCTCCTGGAACAGTGGAGGTGATGGTGGCTTTGGTAGCGGCAGAG GCCGAGGGTCCAGGGGAGGTGGTGGAGATTTCAAGAGTTTCTCTTCAG GAGCTGATAAGAATGGGAATGAAG ATAAAGGCAGCTCCTGGAACAGTGGTGAAGGAGGCTTCAGGGGAAGAGGCAGAG GGGGCGGCAGAGGATCAAGGGGAGGAGGCATCCGAAACG GGGATGATGGCAATGATGGTG GGTTTGGAGGTAGCCGGGGAGGCTTCCGATCAG gtggtggtgatggaggaggatTTGGCGGAGGAG GTTATCGTGGACGAGATGAGGAAGTTTTCTCTAAAG GATCAACCACGGATGGGGAAGGTGGTGGAGATGGTGGCAATCCAG GTCCCCCAAAGGTGACCTACATACCTGAAGCCCTttgtgaggaggaggagtctaTTTTTGCTCATTATGAGTCGGGCATCAACTTTGATAAGTACGACGACATCTTGGTCGATGTCAGTGGCAGCAATCCGCCAAAGGCCATCATG GGTTTTGAAGAGGCTGCCCTGTGTGAATCTCTGAACAGGAACGTCAGTAAGTCTGGCTATAAGAAGCCCACCCCAGTACAGAAGCATGGCATTCCCATTATCGCTGCTGGCCGGGACCTCATGGCCTGTGCCCAGACTGGATCTGGGAAAACA GCTGCATTCCTACTGCCCATCCTGCAGCAGCTGATGGTGGACGGCGTGGCAGCTAGTAAGTTCAGCGAGGTCCAGGAGCCAGAGGTTATTATAGTGGCCCCAACCAGGGAGCTGATCAACCAGATCTACATGGAAGCCAGGAAGTTTGCCCATGG TACTTGTGTGCGTCCAGTGGTGGTTTACGGTGGYATAAGCACCGGTCACACCATTCGCGAGATACTGAAGGGCTGCAATGTGCTGTGTGGGACTCCAGGAAGACTGATGGACATTATTGGCAGAGGAAAG ATTGGCTTGAGCAAGCTGCGTTACCTGGTGCTGGATGAGGCTGACAGGATGCTGGACATGGGCTTTGAGCCTGCGATGCGCAAGCTGGTGGGGTCCCCAGGCATGCCAGCTAAAGAGGACCGCCAGACCCTTATGTTCAGCGCTACCTACCCCGAGGACATCCAAAA ACTGGCTGGTGACTTCCTGAAGAAGGACTATCTGTTCCTTGCTGTGGGCGTGGTGGGCGGAGCCTGCAGTGATGTGGAGCAGGTCGTGGTTCAGGTGACCAAGTTCTCCAAAAGAGACCAACTACTGGAGGTCCTGAAGACTACAG GGTCTGAACGCACTATGGTCTTTGTGGAAACCAAGAGGCAGGCTGACTTTATCGCGACGTTCCTGTGTCAGGAGAAGGTTAATACTACTAGTATTCACGG TGACCGTGAGCAGAGGGAGCGTGAACAGGCGCTCGGTGACTTCCGCTCAGGAAAGTGTCCTGTCCTGGTGGCCACCTCTGTTGCTGCCCGTGGACTGGACATCAAGGATGTCCAACACATAGTCAACTTTGACCTCCCCAACAACATTGATGAGTACGTCCACCGCATCGGGAGAACAGGTCGCTGTGGGAACACCGGGAGAGCTGTGTGTTTCTTTGACCCGGAGGCTGACGGCAACCTGGCACGCTCCCTGGTCAAAGTCCTGTCTGGG GCCCAGCAGGAGGTGCCCAAATGGCTGGAGGAAGCTGCCTTCAGTGCTCATGGCACTACAGGGTTCAACCCAGGTGGGAGAATCTTTGCCTCCACGGATAGCAGAAAG GGTGGCTCTTTCCAGAGAGATGGGGCAAGTCATCTAGCTGCTGCCCTGAGCAGTGGCGCAGATGACGACGAGTGGGAGTGA
- the ddx4 gene encoding probable ATP-dependent RNA helicase DDX4 isoform X1: MDNWDEVTTSNESGMSSWTSGGQSSSFGRPTDNKVSSWNSGGDGGFGGGRDKVSSWNSGGDGGFGSGRGRGSRGGGGDFKSFSSGADKNGNEDKGSSWNSGEGGFRGRGRGGGRGSRGGGIRNGDDGNDGGFGGSRGGFRSGGGDGGGFGGGGYRGRDEEVFSKGSTTDGEGGGDGGNPGPPKVTYIPEALCEEEESIFAHYESGINFDKYDDILVDVSGSNPPKAIMGFEEAALCESLNRNVSKSGYKKPTPVQKHGIPIIAAGRDLMACAQTGSGKTAAFLLPILQQLMVDGVAASKFSEVQEPEVIIVAPTRELINQIYMEARKFAHGTCVRPVVVYGGISTGHTIREILKGCNVLCGTPGRLMDIIGRGKIGLSKLRYLVLDEADRMLDMGFEPAMRKLVGSPGMPAKEDRQTLMFSATYPEDIQKLAGDFLKKDYLFLAVGVVGGACSDVEQVVVQVTKFSKRDQLLEVLKTTGSERTMVFVETKRQADFIATFLCQEKVNTTSIHGDREQREREQALGDFRSGKCPVLVATSVAARGLDIKDVQHIVNFDLPNNIDEYVHRIGRTGRCGNTGRAVCFFDPEADGNLARSLVKVLSGAQQEVPKWLEEAAFSAHGTTGFNPGGRIFASTDSRKGGSFQRDGASHLAAALSSGADDDEWE; the protein is encoded by the exons ATGGACAACTGGGATGAG GTTACCACAAGTAATG AAAGTGGAATGAGCTCGTGGACCAGTGGTGGCCAAAGTTCCAGTTTTGGGAGACCGACTG ATAATAAAGTCAGCTCCTGGAACAGTGGAGGTGATGGTGGCTTTGGTGGTGGCAG AGATAAAGTCAGCTCCTGGAACAGTGGAGGTGATGGTGGCTTTGGTAGCGGCAGAG GCCGAGGGTCCAGGGGAGGTGGTGGAGATTTCAAGAGTTTCTCTTCAG GAGCTGATAAGAATGGGAATGAAG ATAAAGGCAGCTCCTGGAACAGTGGTGAAGGAGGCTTCAGGGGAAGAGGCAGAG GGGGCGGCAGAGGATCAAGGGGAGGAGGCATCCGAAACG GGGATGATGGCAATGATGGTG GGTTTGGAGGTAGCCGGGGAGGCTTCCGATCAG gtggtggtgatggaggaggatTTGGCGGAGGAG GTTATCGTGGACGAGATGAGGAAGTTTTCTCTAAAG GATCAACCACGGATGGGGAAGGTGGTGGAGATGGTGGCAATCCAG GTCCCCCAAAGGTGACCTACATACCTGAAGCCCTttgtgaggaggaggagtctaTTTTTGCTCATTATGAGTCGGGCATCAACTTTGATAAGTACGACGACATCTTGGTCGATGTCAGTGGCAGCAATCCGCCAAAGGCCATCATG GGTTTTGAAGAGGCTGCCCTGTGTGAATCTCTGAACAGGAACGTCAGTAAGTCTGGCTATAAGAAGCCCACCCCAGTACAGAAGCATGGCATTCCCATTATCGCTGCTGGCCGGGACCTCATGGCCTGTGCCCAGACTGGATCTGGGAAAACA GCTGCATTCCTACTGCCCATCCTGCAGCAGCTGATGGTGGACGGCGTGGCAGCTAGTAAGTTCAGCGAGGTCCAGGAGCCAGAGGTTATTATAGTGGCCCCAACCAGGGAGCTGATCAACCAGATCTACATGGAAGCCAGGAAGTTTGCCCATGG TACTTGTGTGCGTCCAGTGGTGGTTTACGGTGGYATAAGCACCGGTCACACCATTCGCGAGATACTGAAGGGCTGCAATGTGCTGTGTGGGACTCCAGGAAGACTGATGGACATTATTGGCAGAGGAAAG ATTGGCTTGAGCAAGCTGCGTTACCTGGTGCTGGATGAGGCTGACAGGATGCTGGACATGGGCTTTGAGCCTGCGATGCGCAAGCTGGTGGGGTCCCCAGGCATGCCAGCTAAAGAGGACCGCCAGACCCTTATGTTCAGCGCTACCTACCCCGAGGACATCCAAAA ACTGGCTGGTGACTTCCTGAAGAAGGACTATCTGTTCCTTGCTGTGGGCGTGGTGGGCGGAGCCTGCAGTGATGTGGAGCAGGTCGTGGTTCAGGTGACCAAGTTCTCCAAAAGAGACCAACTACTGGAGGTCCTGAAGACTACAG GGTCTGAACGCACTATGGTCTTTGTGGAAACCAAGAGGCAGGCTGACTTTATCGCGACGTTCCTGTGTCAGGAGAAGGTTAATACTACTAGTATTCACGG TGACCGTGAGCAGAGGGAGCGTGAACAGGCGCTCGGTGACTTCCGCTCAGGAAAGTGTCCTGTCCTGGTGGCCACCTCTGTTGCTGCCCGTGGACTGGACATCAAGGATGTCCAACACATAGTCAACTTTGACCTCCCCAACAACATTGATGAGTACGTCCACCGCATCGGGAGAACAGGTCGCTGTGGGAACACCGGGAGAGCTGTGTGTTTCTTTGACCCGGAGGCTGACGGCAACCTGGCACGCTCCCTGGTCAAAGTCCTGTCTGGG GCCCAGCAGGAGGTGCCCAAATGGCTGGAGGAAGCTGCCTTCAGTGCTCATGGCACTACAGGGTTCAACCCAGGTGGGAGAATCTTTGCCTCCACGGATAGCAGAAAG GGTGGCTCTTTCCAGAGAGATGGGGCAAGTCATCTAGCTGCTGCCCTGAGCAGTGGCGCAGATGACGACGAGTGGGAGTGA